A DNA window from Arachis duranensis cultivar V14167 chromosome 3, aradu.V14167.gnm2.J7QH, whole genome shotgun sequence contains the following coding sequences:
- the LOC127745581 gene encoding uncharacterized protein LOC127745581 has protein sequence MKVNQQLKFNVPFPSLITRFAALFGVERRPTDRTSVYNSKQPFLPYGDFEGPPQKKWKTSKPTSAATESSAPPSAPAPFDGHDPGPPPPNTIEPEAEEPAPEEPTAEAGQVAQTPEHRAEEPIDEMADEPADHMIEEPVVVAELIAETASEPAGHTVEQPRAETTTQPSSAIIIYQRYHHPPPSHGGVSHG, from the exons ATGAAGGTGAACCAACAGCTAAAATTCAACGTTCCCTTCCCATCATTGATCACCAGATTTGCAGCCTTATTTGGTGTAGAGAGACGTCCAACAGACCGGACGTCTGTCTACAACAGTAAGCAGCCCTTTCTGCCATACGGAGACTTTGAAGGACCGCCTCAGAAAAAGTGGAAGACCTCTAAGCCTACATCAGCAGCAACAGAGTCCTCAGCACCTCCTTCAGCACCCGCACCC TTTGACGGTCACGACCCTGGGCCACCTCCTCCAAATACAATAGAGCCTGAGGCCGAGGAGCCTGCACCTGAGGAACCAACAGCTGAAGCTGGCCAGGTAGCCCAGACACCTGAGCATAGAGCAGAGGAGCCTATAGATGAGATGGCTGATGAGCCTGCGGATCACATGATTGAGGAGCCGGTAGTTGTAGCCGAGCTGATAGCTGAGACAGCATCAGAGCCAGCTGGCCACACAGTTGAGCAGCCGAGAGCTGAGACCACCACACAGCCATCTAGCGCCATCATTATTTACCAGCGTTACCACCACCCACCACCATCTCACGGTGGAGTTTCTCATGGTTGA